The Notolabrus celidotus isolate fNotCel1 unplaced genomic scaffold, fNotCel1.pri scaffold_200_arrow_ctg1, whole genome shotgun sequence DNA window CTCCTTCACTGTATGTctgaaaatgtcatttttcaAGTTCATTTTGGAGCCTTTGTGCTTCTATTGAAAGGAAAGGACagcagacagagcaggaaaTCAGGAGAGCAGCACACGCCAAAAGGTCGCAGGTTGGACCTCCAGGCCAAATTTTGCGCCCTATGTCTGAAAATGTTATGCATTTCTTGGTTTCTTACATCCCCTGGAGAAGCGCCCATTACTCTgtctctggtgagtctcagttacactgtaaaaagtaagctgaaagaggcttcactctggcttacttcagtggtatgaacccaTTAAGTAAGCtgattttcttgtaattaacagaACTTACATTTGCAGAaataataacatcatgatgccGCTTTGTAAAATGcaaaatttcaactttttttatttttgctgaatTTAAAATTTTGATGTTGAGCAGATTGTTGGCTGAACTTTATGCAGATTTCTATTTGCAGAGAGAAATACAGTTTATCATATCAGTTTATCACAGATGGGAGCCTGGGTGTCAATACAGTGGTCTGCGTTCAGCCTGCTTTTACTCTCCATACACTGTAAAACTGAAAACTTAAAATAGTATTTTTTTGGTTAAGAAAACTAaattttttccattttgttgcaaactacatcaaattggttatctcaactacctgtattaagtttgttgtgtaaagttggtctcatttcataagttaggttggcaaaacttgaaattatgggtttgaggctcggctaaattatttgagtctgcttcaggcaaagaacggggtctccaactcaaatctacaggggtcttccacactttcattTCCACACATGAGGCGCCATCTCTCCGCCATCTcttcgccctaaaggtgagtattcTGTtcgagtattgtattgaaactctagctttacatttggtcaattgatggtgagttgattaccagttaatgtaactttaatttgtttagttagtttaataaggcatggtcattaccaatagttagccaccttgaacattagctagctaccttgcaagtgGGAAAACGGTCCAGTAACGTGCAGTAACAAGGGGACATTTTCTTGAACAAgcaataataagttggcacaacttcaCTTCTTGGTATGTTGAATAATTTGAAAATAGAGATGAATATGAGGGTAACATACAATTTAACTACAGAATCAAAAGAAACCTCTATCATGATTCTGTCTGCTCACCTCGATTGGAGAGCCATTCAGGCCGAAGCGCTGTGAGATCATGCTGTGGATCTCTCTCTGTCGGTCCTTCTTACGGACGCTCTCATAGGACGGCAGCCTGGGCAAGCCCCCGTTCAGGTAGTAGTCAGCAGGCTTCCCAATTATAAACAACCTTCCAGGAAGCtagatgaagaaaaacaaggatGACTCCTCTGGCAGTGACACAAATATACTTCAGATAGTTCCAACAATCAGTGCTCATCAGTGTCTACCTGTGGTCCAGCAGCTCCCTGGACCATCGCAGCACTTTGCTCATTCTGGGCCATGCCAATCAAAGTGTGCCTGCTGTGGTAATGATGAGCTTCATCATCCTGCAAGGACAGATAGTTGGGCGTTATATAGATACCCAGCTAGCAGGGAATTTTCTCACCACATTGGCTTACATTCCCTATAAGTTCTGATGATGTTTCAAAACAAGATTTTGagtgaaatattcaaagaacatcttaaggatgtaaTCGATTTAAAAATGctccttttttgttaactattaatgaaagaagaacattttgtctttaacattcagatgatgttttgaaaatattctttaggtaacagattcacaaagcaacatgtaaaacgtgttttcaggatgtttctgacacctcaaataaaaaaatgttttatttaagaatattctggtgatatttaattagaacaaagatagaatgttttatctttaaaattcaaaggatgttttaaTAACGTTCTTTGGGTTgtagattattgaatgtttttatagtatgttatctgagaacaaattgtgatcataaagaaaacttcccactgagaatgtttcaagaacattagggcactgttgtcacttaacattttatgaatgtttaccacacattttattaatgtttttagagaatgttaccagagaacattctttgaacacaaagcaaacttccagctgaaaacattacagtaacattaacagaatgtttttagaaCAGAACATTGCTGCTTGTATCGGGtacttgtattttattttgaaattctctTTAAAGCTGATgacaatcaataaatcaaatgctttgacaaacaaaaaactgatACTTTCACAAGCCTGTAGTACATCTGCACAGTCATCCTTCTTTGCTTTTGTGCACTGATTAGATGGCTTGCCTTTATCTATACCTGCTTACTGACACAAATGCACTATTCAAGCACTGGCAATTCCCAGCCAGCTAAAACTATCCAGCTAGCTGCACAAGAATGGTAGAGAAAGTTGGTTAGAGCAAGCACAATGTGACCATAAACCTGGAGCTATACGCATCCATactgctgcagcagagaggcagCTTTACAACTTTCAAATCTAGCTAGCTCCAACTTTTGATTTCTCAAAAGTTGCATACCACAGCTTTAACTGAGCCTTCATTGGCTGATGGTTTCATGCAGGAATCTAACCACTGTCTCCTCGCCTATGGTCAGGAATTATTTTCACTATCCCTCGCCTCGACTGCCAACTAAAGAAAACTATGTTGTCTGACTCTAAACATTATAACAGACTCTTATCTTATCGAGCCAGGCTAACAGCTTTAATGAGATGGGAGTAAGAATAGTTATTTTGCGGAGAACTCGTGCGTCATAGGATTTTTATGATTTAACGTAACTCCAGCACAGGGGTACAGGTTTATAGATACATGTTGCAGAAAGAGTGGGGgacaaaaaatattaattatttctcgacagcaaaagcaacacctGGGCgaaactgatcacacacatcatttcAAAATCAATCCAAATAGTCTGTCAcattcccctctgcctgttgacactggtaaaaatgttagtgtggtctcaggctggtctggagattggggaaataatgacagttagtgggcacagatgcGAGAGCAGCTTggggagctactggacccccaCCATCTCTAATAGAGTAACATCCTGGCCTGTAATccattcaacaacagcagagctggtgagagcattgTTAAGTATTGTTATAAAGTCACTTAAACCATAAGAGGTAAagataacagcaacaaaagTTGTTCAAAATTGTgacatttgtctcatttctgtttaaaggtgagtcaacgtcaaagctctgagaagaaggagcgatgaatgaggacagaaatgtcaacaacaAATATTCCTgtagaagtcctgttcaccttgtctaacgTTACTTACAATGGTAGTGTTCACTTTAATGAGAATTCATCCCAAAAGAGGATTGAGGATGAGCCTGTATACTGCATCTAACTTCAGCTTATAGGCGAAGCGACCAAAGTCTGAagctttctgtgtttcttgttcttACACTGTAGTGCTCGGTCCTGTTGGCTCTGGATCTGCAGCACAGAGGATATTTGCTGTAGTAAACCACTACCAGCAACAGGATCACCAAACCGATGACGACACAGGagcctgaggaagaggaggagtatgACTTTGTCACTGCTTCAGATGTACAGAGATGTGCAGAGGGATGCATGGAGGGAATTCCCTTCTTAAACACACTACAGATGAAACACGGGAAAGCTAGATGTAAAATCGTATTGAAGCAGAACCTTCTCTCAAAAAAATCTACAATGTATATTGCTTCTTGTGCATGTTTCAGATTTACACCTCAGTATAAGATGTGCCTGCTAAACTCCTGCCATTTGTAATATTTCAGTCCTGAATCTGACTCgagtgtgtttaaaaaatgtaacttttgcTGATGATTTCGGAGAGAATGTATGACAGTGTACAAGAAGCTGTTTCCTTTGTTTCAGTAGCCTATGCTGATTGACGAGTCAGTTTGTGAGATCAAATATATAGTTTATGCAAAGGATCATGTATAGTGAGGTGGTGGCTATTGAAAGGATTCTATTTTTTACATAACCTGTGGCTTTAAGCTCAGTCCATATCATAGTGAATGTAATTTCTTCTCATCCCTAAAAAGTGTCCTAATGTCCAGTGAATCCTCCTAACAGTGCTCTCTGTATTAAATTCCCATCCCACAGCGTCCTGAAGGACCAGGAGATCAATAAAAGCTGACCATTAGctaagtattgatttaaagataattttaacaaTTTAAGAATGATTTATTCACACAGCCCCCCAGAGAAGTCTCTCAGCTCAAG harbors:
- the LOC117809013 gene encoding uncharacterized protein LOC117809013 isoform X1 — its product is MHPSAHLCTSEAVTKSYSSSSSGSCVVIGLVILLLVVVYYSKYPLCCRSRANRTEHYSDDEAHHYHSRHTLIGMAQNEQSAAMVQGAAGPQLPGRLFIIGKPADYYLNGGLPRLPSYESVRKKDRQREIHSMISQRFGLNGSPIEPPPTYEETLRQSAEVSPSDLHTLDVHLSVHSQDDSSQLNEDSNQPSSALQSLPSPSYSSSSSRFLSI
- the LOC117809013 gene encoding uncharacterized protein LOC117809013 isoform X2 → MAPELLTVIVASGSCVVIGLVILLLVVVYYSKYPLCCRSRANRTEHYSDDEAHHYHSRHTLIGMAQNEQSAAMVQGAAGPQLPGRLFIIGKPADYYLNGGLPRLPSYESVRKKDRQREIHSMISQRFGLNGSPIEPPPTYEETLRQSAEVSPSDLHTLDVHLSVHSQDDSSQLNEDSNQPSSALQSLPSPSYSSSSSRFLSI